In Hippoglossus stenolepis isolate QCI-W04-F060 chromosome 13, HSTE1.2, whole genome shotgun sequence, a single genomic region encodes these proteins:
- the LOC118120114 gene encoding abl interactor 2-like isoform X4, with amino-acid sequence MAELQMLLEVEIPAGRTALLDGFNNLLTVAEYCENNYVQSTDKQRALEETKSYTTQSLASVAYLINTLANNVLQMLDIQASQLRCMESSVNHISQTVDIHKEKVARREIGILTTNKNTCRSHKIVAQSNPERPVRYIRKPIDYGVLDDIGHGVKWLLRFKGNGQQNMKLGSLSRTTPPSQKPPSPPRAGRVIFGKSSPYRTLEPVCPPVVPNHYVSSPTRNNMAPGQLPSPARTATLNHRPRTFSGSSGGSHLSSSSRSSSRENSGSGCVGVPIAVPTPSPPSTFPGPIVPQFYSMNRPQPRHQTAQVGGSLPYRRPPSVTGEPIITENHVNGGPCYNQSPDLCVSAASPPPPSLLQFTPQLPLMGFVARVQESISDAPPTPAAESQSWPEEPLLTPQPMEDGHEEDSAVVEYSDPYTEEDPPWAPRNYMEKVVAIYDYTADKEDELSFQEGGIIYVIKKNEDGWFEGVMNSTTGLFPGNYVESIMHYAD; translated from the exons TCCACAGACAAGCAGCGAGCGCTGGAGGAGACCAAGAGCTACACCACTCAGTCTCTGGCCAGCGTCGCCTACCTCATCAACACGCTGGCCAACAACGTGCTGCAGATGCTGGACATCCAGGCCTCACAGCTCCGCTGCATGGAGAGCTCCGTCAACCACATCTCACAG ACCGTTGACATTCACAAAGAAAAGGTGGCGAGGCGGGAGATCGGCATCTTGACCACCAACAAGAACACGTGCCGCTCGCATAAAATAGTTGCTCAGTCCAATCCCGAGAGGCCGGTGCGCTACATCAGGAAGCCCATCGACTACGGCGTCCTGGACGACATCGGACACGGAGTCAAG TGGTTGTTGAGGTTCAAG GGGAACGGCCAACAGAACATGAAATTAGGAAGTCTGTCCCGgaccacccccccctcccagaAACCACCCAGTCCTCCGAGGGCAGGCAGAGTCATCTTTGG GAAGAGCTCCCCCTACAGGACCTTGGAGCCAGTGTGCCCCCCAGTGGTGCCCAACCATTATGTCTCCAGCCCCACCAGAAACAATATGGCCCCTGGGCAGCTTCCCAGTCCGGCTCGCACCGCCACCCTCAACCATCGACCCCGAACCTTCAG tggcaGCAGTGGCGGCAGtcacctcagcagcagcagtcgaagcagcagcagagaaaacagtggCAGCGGCTGTGTGGGCGTTCCCATCGCCGTGCCGACGCCCTCCCCACCCTCCACCTtcccag GTCCGATTGTCCCTCAGTTCTACAGCATGAACCGACCTCAGCCACGACACCAGACTGCACAGGTGGGCGGGTCGCTGCCATACCGCCGCCCCCCCTCTGTGACGGGCGAGCCAATCATAACAGAGAACCATGTCAACGGTGGTCCCTGTTACAACCAAAGCCCAG atctgtgtgtgtctgcagcctccCCCCCGCCTCCATCACTCCTCCAGTTCACCCCTCAGCTGCCTCTCATGGGGTTTGTTGCTCGAGTTCAGGAGTCCA TTTCAGACGCCCCTCCCACTCCGGCTGCTGAGAGCCAATCGTGGCCTGAGGAGCCCCTGCTGACTCCTCAGCCAATGGAAGATGGACATGAAGAGGACTCAGCAGTGGTGGAGTACAGCGACCCGTACACTGAAGAAGACCCTCCGTGGGCCCCAAGAAACTACATGGAGAAAG TGGTGGCCATCTATGACTACACAGCCGACAAGGAGGACGAGCTATCGTTCCAGGAAGGAGGGATCATCTACGTGATCAAGAAGAACGAGGACGGGTGGTTCGAAGGGGTGATGAACTCGACCACCGGCCTCTTCCCCGGAAACTACGTGGAGTCCATCATGCACTACGCggactga
- the LOC118120114 gene encoding abl interactor 2-like isoform X1, whose translation MAELQMLLEVEIPAGRTALLDGFNNLLTVAEYCENNYVQSTDKQRALEETKSYTTQSLASVAYLINTLANNVLQMLDIQASQLRCMESSVNHISQTVDIHKEKVARREIGILTTNKNTCRSHKIVAQSNPERPVRYIRKPIDYGVLDDIGHGVKWLLRFKGNGQQNMKLGSLSRTTPPSQKPPSPPRAGRVIFGKSSPYRTLEPVCPPVVPNHYVSSPTRNNMAPGQLPSPARTATLNHRPRTFSGSSGGSHLSSSSRSSSRENSGSGCVGVPIAVPTPSPPSTFPVSPTAGPASSSSTAPNSSPSPTPSSFSSSSSSTTTLTQPNAPLQPNSPSQPADSPPQSNAPSNTPPLSNPSPELQSGTLPGEVSPLLPPAPPPPPLSSSSSPAEGPIVPQFYSMNRPQPRHQTAQVGGSLPYRRPPSVTGEPIITENHVNGGPCYNQSPDLCVSAASPPPPSLLQFTPQLPLMGFVARVQESISDAPPTPAAESQSWPEEPLLTPQPMEDGHEEDSAVVEYSDPYTEEDPPWAPRNYMEKVVAIYDYTADKEDELSFQEGGIIYVIKKNEDGWFEGVMNSTTGLFPGNYVESIMHYAD comes from the exons TCCACAGACAAGCAGCGAGCGCTGGAGGAGACCAAGAGCTACACCACTCAGTCTCTGGCCAGCGTCGCCTACCTCATCAACACGCTGGCCAACAACGTGCTGCAGATGCTGGACATCCAGGCCTCACAGCTCCGCTGCATGGAGAGCTCCGTCAACCACATCTCACAG ACCGTTGACATTCACAAAGAAAAGGTGGCGAGGCGGGAGATCGGCATCTTGACCACCAACAAGAACACGTGCCGCTCGCATAAAATAGTTGCTCAGTCCAATCCCGAGAGGCCGGTGCGCTACATCAGGAAGCCCATCGACTACGGCGTCCTGGACGACATCGGACACGGAGTCAAG TGGTTGTTGAGGTTCAAG GGGAACGGCCAACAGAACATGAAATTAGGAAGTCTGTCCCGgaccacccccccctcccagaAACCACCCAGTCCTCCGAGGGCAGGCAGAGTCATCTTTGG GAAGAGCTCCCCCTACAGGACCTTGGAGCCAGTGTGCCCCCCAGTGGTGCCCAACCATTATGTCTCCAGCCCCACCAGAAACAATATGGCCCCTGGGCAGCTTCCCAGTCCGGCTCGCACCGCCACCCTCAACCATCGACCCCGAACCTTCAG tggcaGCAGTGGCGGCAGtcacctcagcagcagcagtcgaagcagcagcagagaaaacagtggCAGCGGCTGTGTGGGCGTTCCCATCGCCGTGCCGACGCCCTCCCCACCCTCCACCTtcccag TTTCTCCGACTGCTGGACCAGCtagctcctcctccaccgctcctaactcctccccctccccaactccgtcctccttctcctcctcctcctcctccaccacaaccCTCACACAACCCAACGCACCCCTGCAGCCAAACTCGCCTTCACAACCAGCTGACTCCCCTCCTCAGTCAAACGCACCCTCCAACACTCCCCCCCTCTCTAACCCCTCGCCTGAGCTCCAGTCCGGCACTTTACCTGGAGAagtgtctcctcttcttcctcctgcccctcctcctcctcctctgtcctcctcctcctcacctgctgaAG GTCCGATTGTCCCTCAGTTCTACAGCATGAACCGACCTCAGCCACGACACCAGACTGCACAGGTGGGCGGGTCGCTGCCATACCGCCGCCCCCCCTCTGTGACGGGCGAGCCAATCATAACAGAGAACCATGTCAACGGTGGTCCCTGTTACAACCAAAGCCCAG atctgtgtgtgtctgcagcctccCCCCCGCCTCCATCACTCCTCCAGTTCACCCCTCAGCTGCCTCTCATGGGGTTTGTTGCTCGAGTTCAGGAGTCCA TTTCAGACGCCCCTCCCACTCCGGCTGCTGAGAGCCAATCGTGGCCTGAGGAGCCCCTGCTGACTCCTCAGCCAATGGAAGATGGACATGAAGAGGACTCAGCAGTGGTGGAGTACAGCGACCCGTACACTGAAGAAGACCCTCCGTGGGCCCCAAGAAACTACATGGAGAAAG TGGTGGCCATCTATGACTACACAGCCGACAAGGAGGACGAGCTATCGTTCCAGGAAGGAGGGATCATCTACGTGATCAAGAAGAACGAGGACGGGTGGTTCGAAGGGGTGATGAACTCGACCACCGGCCTCTTCCCCGGAAACTACGTGGAGTCCATCATGCACTACGCggactga
- the LOC118120011 gene encoding cilia- and flagella-associated protein 57-like has protein sequence MVLKKTNGHNVNMEELKAELRQIKKALGCQDKKVRELTTRLETETEDKMFLSHQNKYLSAEIKKMQTRRLGKKRELDNLRDANEQLPRAQKPLTAAQTTEAQTVCTAQHQCQGMQDENEMQLESTDDKIQTLEKLIQSLEATLQEKTQQLAQCLEEAEQQSHDFKEIMKHAEEDEVKKIHEIKLMTEKKLQTEKETNIKLKAEMTIMTQRFSNFQKHFDEKGTEMYTLKQEKQQLLGLTRSQQSEIEDLKEQNEKTSQEKDGTILGLKQKNQELEGLRFIHDLKFSELKKQFEPQQDEIKEKRESIGQLQEKLRQTGNNYNTLTLITSDLRLKLKAEGTELHNEIQKMKNLETHLQRLKSDLHNCVNFIQEPKKLKDSVLMIYARYVSQTERQEISNVDRDAQRAVYRQRDCLERTINSLRMRLAKSAEEHQKIYTRINKDNVSMIKEINELHIELCLLRTQVKDGKAQLALNKKSNYLRSQVRGRTQK, from the coding sequence ATGGTGCTCAAGAAGACAAATGGGCATaatgttaacatggaggagttgaAAGCTGAGCTCcggcaaataaaaaaagctctCGGCTGTCAGGATAAGAAGGTCAGAGAGCTCACGACCCGGCTGGAGACTGAGACTGAAGACAAGATGTTTCTATCACACCAGAATAAGTATCTTTCAGCCGAGATTAAGAAGATGCAGACCCGGCGTCTGGGGAAGAAAAGAGAGTTGGATAACCTGAGAGACGCCAATGAGCAGCTTCCTCGGGCACAGAAACCGTTGACTGCTGCTCAAACGACTGAAGCTCAGACTGTGTGCACCGCTCAGCATCAGTGTCAGGGAATGCAGGATGAAAACGAGATGCAGCTTGAGTCCACAGATGACAAAATTCAAACCCTGGAGAAGCTGATACAGTCATTAGAGGCCACGCTGCAGGAGAAGACTCAGCAGCTGGCTCAGTGTCTGgaggaagcagagcagcagagccatGACTTTAAAGAGATCATGAAGCATGCAGAGGAAGACGAGGTGAAGAAGATCCACGAGATCAAACTCATGACTGAGAAGAAgctgcaaacagaaaaagagacaaacataaaactgaAGGCGGAAATGACCATCATGACTCAAAGGTTCTCAAATTTTCAGAAGCATTTTGATGAAAAGGGCACTGAGATGTACACGTTgaagcaggagaagcagcagctgctgggttTGACCCGCTCACAGCAGAGTGAGATCGAGGACCTGAAGGAACAGAACGAAAAGACCAGCCAAGAAAAGGATGGCACCATCTTAGGCTTGAAGCAGAAGAACCAAGAACTGGAGGGTTTGAGGTTTATTCATGATTTAAAGTTTAGCGAGTTGAAGAAGCAGTTCGAGCCTCAACAAGACGAGATcaaggagaaaagggagagtatcggacagctgcaggagaagctgaggCAAACGGGCAACAACTACAATACTCTGACACTGATCACGTCCGACCTGAGGCTCAAACTAAAAGCAGAAGGGACAGAGCTGCACAATGagattcagaaaatgaaaaatctggAGACACACCTTCAGCGGCTCAAGTCAGACCTCCATAACTGTGTTAACTTCATCCAAGAGCCGAAGAAACTGAAGGACAGCGTGCTGATGATCTACGCCCGCTACGTATCGCAGACTGAAAGGCAGGAGATAAGCAACGTAGACAGAGATGCTCAGAGGGCGGTATATCGCCAGCGTGATTGCCTTGAGAGGACCATCAACAGTCTCAGGATGAGGCTGGCTAAATCTGCTGAGGAACATCAGAAAATCTACACCAGGATCAACAAGGACAACGTTTCTATGATTAAAGAAATCAACGAGCTGCACATAGAGTTGTGTTTGTTGAGGACTCAGGTTAAAGATGGCAAAGCTCAGCTGGCCCTGAACAAGAAATCCAACTACTTAAGGTCCCAAGTCAGAGGCAGGACCCAAAAATGA
- the LOC118120114 gene encoding abl interactor 2-like isoform X3 — MAELQMLLEVEIPAGRTALLDGFNNLLTVAEYCENNYVQSTDKQRALEETKSYTTQSLASVAYLINTLANNVLQMLDIQASQLRCMESSVNHISQTVDIHKEKVARREIGILTTNKNTCRSHKIVAQSNPERPVRYIRKPIDYGVLDDIGHGVKWLLRFKGNGQQNMKLGSLSRTTPPSQKPPSPPRAGRVIFGGSSGGSHLSSSSRSSSRENSGSGCVGVPIAVPTPSPPSTFPVSPTAGPASSSSTAPNSSPSPTPSSFSSSSSSTTTLTQPNAPLQPNSPSQPADSPPQSNAPSNTPPLSNPSPELQSGTLPGEVSPLLPPAPPPPPLSSSSSPAEGPIVPQFYSMNRPQPRHQTAQVGGSLPYRRPPSVTGEPIITENHVNGGPCYNQSPDLCVSAASPPPPSLLQFTPQLPLMGFVARVQESISDAPPTPAAESQSWPEEPLLTPQPMEDGHEEDSAVVEYSDPYTEEDPPWAPRNYMEKVVAIYDYTADKEDELSFQEGGIIYVIKKNEDGWFEGVMNSTTGLFPGNYVESIMHYAD; from the exons TCCACAGACAAGCAGCGAGCGCTGGAGGAGACCAAGAGCTACACCACTCAGTCTCTGGCCAGCGTCGCCTACCTCATCAACACGCTGGCCAACAACGTGCTGCAGATGCTGGACATCCAGGCCTCACAGCTCCGCTGCATGGAGAGCTCCGTCAACCACATCTCACAG ACCGTTGACATTCACAAAGAAAAGGTGGCGAGGCGGGAGATCGGCATCTTGACCACCAACAAGAACACGTGCCGCTCGCATAAAATAGTTGCTCAGTCCAATCCCGAGAGGCCGGTGCGCTACATCAGGAAGCCCATCGACTACGGCGTCCTGGACGACATCGGACACGGAGTCAAG TGGTTGTTGAGGTTCAAG GGGAACGGCCAACAGAACATGAAATTAGGAAGTCTGTCCCGgaccacccccccctcccagaAACCACCCAGTCCTCCGAGGGCAGGCAGAGTCATCTTTGG tggcaGCAGTGGCGGCAGtcacctcagcagcagcagtcgaagcagcagcagagaaaacagtggCAGCGGCTGTGTGGGCGTTCCCATCGCCGTGCCGACGCCCTCCCCACCCTCCACCTtcccag TTTCTCCGACTGCTGGACCAGCtagctcctcctccaccgctcctaactcctccccctccccaactccgtcctccttctcctcctcctcctcctccaccacaaccCTCACACAACCCAACGCACCCCTGCAGCCAAACTCGCCTTCACAACCAGCTGACTCCCCTCCTCAGTCAAACGCACCCTCCAACACTCCCCCCCTCTCTAACCCCTCGCCTGAGCTCCAGTCCGGCACTTTACCTGGAGAagtgtctcctcttcttcctcctgcccctcctcctcctcctctgtcctcctcctcctcacctgctgaAG GTCCGATTGTCCCTCAGTTCTACAGCATGAACCGACCTCAGCCACGACACCAGACTGCACAGGTGGGCGGGTCGCTGCCATACCGCCGCCCCCCCTCTGTGACGGGCGAGCCAATCATAACAGAGAACCATGTCAACGGTGGTCCCTGTTACAACCAAAGCCCAG atctgtgtgtgtctgcagcctccCCCCCGCCTCCATCACTCCTCCAGTTCACCCCTCAGCTGCCTCTCATGGGGTTTGTTGCTCGAGTTCAGGAGTCCA TTTCAGACGCCCCTCCCACTCCGGCTGCTGAGAGCCAATCGTGGCCTGAGGAGCCCCTGCTGACTCCTCAGCCAATGGAAGATGGACATGAAGAGGACTCAGCAGTGGTGGAGTACAGCGACCCGTACACTGAAGAAGACCCTCCGTGGGCCCCAAGAAACTACATGGAGAAAG TGGTGGCCATCTATGACTACACAGCCGACAAGGAGGACGAGCTATCGTTCCAGGAAGGAGGGATCATCTACGTGATCAAGAAGAACGAGGACGGGTGGTTCGAAGGGGTGATGAACTCGACCACCGGCCTCTTCCCCGGAAACTACGTGGAGTCCATCATGCACTACGCggactga
- the LOC118120114 gene encoding abl interactor 2-like isoform X6: MAELQMLLEVEIPAGRTALLDGFNNLLTVAEYCENNYVQSTDKQRALEETKSYTTQSLASVAYLINTLANNVLQMLDIQASQLRCMESSVNHISQTVDIHKEKVARREIGILTTNKNTCRSHKIVAQSNPERPVRYIRKPIDYGVLDDIGHGVKWLLRFKGNGQQNMKLGSLSRTTPPSQKPPSPPRAGRVIFGKSSPYRTLEPVCPPVVPNHYVSSPTRNNMAPGQLPSPARTATLNHRPRTFSGSSGGSHLSSSSRSSSRENSGSGCVGVPIAVPTPSPPSTFPVSPTAGPASSSSTAPNSSPSPTPSSFSSSSSSTTTLTQPNAPLQPNSPSQPADSPPQSNAPSNTPPLSNPSPELQSGTLPGEVSPLLPPAPPPPPLSSSSSPAEGEFLQQHLLRRQPHKVPLFPFVSPLLHLLLFNPRDK, encoded by the exons TCCACAGACAAGCAGCGAGCGCTGGAGGAGACCAAGAGCTACACCACTCAGTCTCTGGCCAGCGTCGCCTACCTCATCAACACGCTGGCCAACAACGTGCTGCAGATGCTGGACATCCAGGCCTCACAGCTCCGCTGCATGGAGAGCTCCGTCAACCACATCTCACAG ACCGTTGACATTCACAAAGAAAAGGTGGCGAGGCGGGAGATCGGCATCTTGACCACCAACAAGAACACGTGCCGCTCGCATAAAATAGTTGCTCAGTCCAATCCCGAGAGGCCGGTGCGCTACATCAGGAAGCCCATCGACTACGGCGTCCTGGACGACATCGGACACGGAGTCAAG TGGTTGTTGAGGTTCAAG GGGAACGGCCAACAGAACATGAAATTAGGAAGTCTGTCCCGgaccacccccccctcccagaAACCACCCAGTCCTCCGAGGGCAGGCAGAGTCATCTTTGG GAAGAGCTCCCCCTACAGGACCTTGGAGCCAGTGTGCCCCCCAGTGGTGCCCAACCATTATGTCTCCAGCCCCACCAGAAACAATATGGCCCCTGGGCAGCTTCCCAGTCCGGCTCGCACCGCCACCCTCAACCATCGACCCCGAACCTTCAG tggcaGCAGTGGCGGCAGtcacctcagcagcagcagtcgaagcagcagcagagaaaacagtggCAGCGGCTGTGTGGGCGTTCCCATCGCCGTGCCGACGCCCTCCCCACCCTCCACCTtcccag TTTCTCCGACTGCTGGACCAGCtagctcctcctccaccgctcctaactcctccccctccccaactccgtcctccttctcctcctcctcctcctccaccacaaccCTCACACAACCCAACGCACCCCTGCAGCCAAACTCGCCTTCACAACCAGCTGACTCCCCTCCTCAGTCAAACGCACCCTCCAACACTCCCCCCCTCTCTAACCCCTCGCCTGAGCTCCAGTCCGGCACTTTACCTGGAGAagtgtctcctcttcttcctcctgcccctcctcctcctcctctgtcctcctcctcctcacctgctgaAGGTGAGTTTCTCCAACAACACCTCCTCCGTCGTCAACCTCACAAAGTCCCGCTCTTTCCCTTCGTGTCTCCgctcctccatcttcttctgttCAACCCGAGAGACAAATGA
- the LOC118120114 gene encoding abl interactor 2-like isoform X5 gives MAELQMLLEVEIPAGRTALLDGFNNLLTVAEYCENNYVQSTDKQRALEETKSYTTQSLASVAYLINTLANNVLQMLDIQASQLRCMESSVNHISQTVDIHKEKVARREIGILTTNKNTCRSHKIVAQSNPERPVRYIRKPIDYGVLDDIGHGVKWLLRFKGNGQQNMKLGSLSRTTPPSQKPPSPPRAGRVIFGKSSPYRTLEPVCPPVVPNHYVSSPTRNNMAPGQLPSPARTATLNHRPRTFSGSSGGSHLSSSSRSSSRENSGSGCVGVPIAVPTPSPPSTFPGPIVPQFYSMNRPQPRHQTAQVGGSLPYRRPPSVTGEPIITENHVNGGPCYNQSPASPPPPSLLQFTPQLPLMGFVARVQESISDAPPTPAAESQSWPEEPLLTPQPMEDGHEEDSAVVEYSDPYTEEDPPWAPRNYMEKVVAIYDYTADKEDELSFQEGGIIYVIKKNEDGWFEGVMNSTTGLFPGNYVESIMHYAD, from the exons TCCACAGACAAGCAGCGAGCGCTGGAGGAGACCAAGAGCTACACCACTCAGTCTCTGGCCAGCGTCGCCTACCTCATCAACACGCTGGCCAACAACGTGCTGCAGATGCTGGACATCCAGGCCTCACAGCTCCGCTGCATGGAGAGCTCCGTCAACCACATCTCACAG ACCGTTGACATTCACAAAGAAAAGGTGGCGAGGCGGGAGATCGGCATCTTGACCACCAACAAGAACACGTGCCGCTCGCATAAAATAGTTGCTCAGTCCAATCCCGAGAGGCCGGTGCGCTACATCAGGAAGCCCATCGACTACGGCGTCCTGGACGACATCGGACACGGAGTCAAG TGGTTGTTGAGGTTCAAG GGGAACGGCCAACAGAACATGAAATTAGGAAGTCTGTCCCGgaccacccccccctcccagaAACCACCCAGTCCTCCGAGGGCAGGCAGAGTCATCTTTGG GAAGAGCTCCCCCTACAGGACCTTGGAGCCAGTGTGCCCCCCAGTGGTGCCCAACCATTATGTCTCCAGCCCCACCAGAAACAATATGGCCCCTGGGCAGCTTCCCAGTCCGGCTCGCACCGCCACCCTCAACCATCGACCCCGAACCTTCAG tggcaGCAGTGGCGGCAGtcacctcagcagcagcagtcgaagcagcagcagagaaaacagtggCAGCGGCTGTGTGGGCGTTCCCATCGCCGTGCCGACGCCCTCCCCACCCTCCACCTtcccag GTCCGATTGTCCCTCAGTTCTACAGCATGAACCGACCTCAGCCACGACACCAGACTGCACAGGTGGGCGGGTCGCTGCCATACCGCCGCCCCCCCTCTGTGACGGGCGAGCCAATCATAACAGAGAACCATGTCAACGGTGGTCCCTGTTACAACCAAAGCCCAG cctccCCCCCGCCTCCATCACTCCTCCAGTTCACCCCTCAGCTGCCTCTCATGGGGTTTGTTGCTCGAGTTCAGGAGTCCA TTTCAGACGCCCCTCCCACTCCGGCTGCTGAGAGCCAATCGTGGCCTGAGGAGCCCCTGCTGACTCCTCAGCCAATGGAAGATGGACATGAAGAGGACTCAGCAGTGGTGGAGTACAGCGACCCGTACACTGAAGAAGACCCTCCGTGGGCCCCAAGAAACTACATGGAGAAAG TGGTGGCCATCTATGACTACACAGCCGACAAGGAGGACGAGCTATCGTTCCAGGAAGGAGGGATCATCTACGTGATCAAGAAGAACGAGGACGGGTGGTTCGAAGGGGTGATGAACTCGACCACCGGCCTCTTCCCCGGAAACTACGTGGAGTCCATCATGCACTACGCggactga
- the LOC118120114 gene encoding abl interactor 2-like isoform X2: MAELQMLLEVEIPAGRTALLDGFNNLLTVAEYCENNYVQSTDKQRALEETKSYTTQSLASVAYLINTLANNVLQMLDIQASQLRCMESSVNHISQTVDIHKEKVARREIGILTTNKNTCRSHKIVAQSNPERPVRYIRKPIDYGVLDDIGHGVKWLLRFKGNGQQNMKLGSLSRTTPPSQKPPSPPRAGRVIFGKSSPYRTLEPVCPPVVPNHYVSSPTRNNMAPGQLPSPARTATLNHRPRTFSGSSGGSHLSSSSRSSSRENSGSGCVGVPIAVPTPSPPSTFPVSPTAGPASSSSTAPNSSPSPTPSSFSSSSSSTTTLTQPNAPLQPNSPSQPADSPPQSNAPSNTPPLSNPSPELQSGTLPGEVSPLLPPAPPPPPLSSSSSPAEGPIVPQFYSMNRPQPRHQTAQVGGSLPYRRPPSVTGEPIITENHVNGGPCYNQSPASPPPPSLLQFTPQLPLMGFVARVQESISDAPPTPAAESQSWPEEPLLTPQPMEDGHEEDSAVVEYSDPYTEEDPPWAPRNYMEKVVAIYDYTADKEDELSFQEGGIIYVIKKNEDGWFEGVMNSTTGLFPGNYVESIMHYAD, encoded by the exons TCCACAGACAAGCAGCGAGCGCTGGAGGAGACCAAGAGCTACACCACTCAGTCTCTGGCCAGCGTCGCCTACCTCATCAACACGCTGGCCAACAACGTGCTGCAGATGCTGGACATCCAGGCCTCACAGCTCCGCTGCATGGAGAGCTCCGTCAACCACATCTCACAG ACCGTTGACATTCACAAAGAAAAGGTGGCGAGGCGGGAGATCGGCATCTTGACCACCAACAAGAACACGTGCCGCTCGCATAAAATAGTTGCTCAGTCCAATCCCGAGAGGCCGGTGCGCTACATCAGGAAGCCCATCGACTACGGCGTCCTGGACGACATCGGACACGGAGTCAAG TGGTTGTTGAGGTTCAAG GGGAACGGCCAACAGAACATGAAATTAGGAAGTCTGTCCCGgaccacccccccctcccagaAACCACCCAGTCCTCCGAGGGCAGGCAGAGTCATCTTTGG GAAGAGCTCCCCCTACAGGACCTTGGAGCCAGTGTGCCCCCCAGTGGTGCCCAACCATTATGTCTCCAGCCCCACCAGAAACAATATGGCCCCTGGGCAGCTTCCCAGTCCGGCTCGCACCGCCACCCTCAACCATCGACCCCGAACCTTCAG tggcaGCAGTGGCGGCAGtcacctcagcagcagcagtcgaagcagcagcagagaaaacagtggCAGCGGCTGTGTGGGCGTTCCCATCGCCGTGCCGACGCCCTCCCCACCCTCCACCTtcccag TTTCTCCGACTGCTGGACCAGCtagctcctcctccaccgctcctaactcctccccctccccaactccgtcctccttctcctcctcctcctcctccaccacaaccCTCACACAACCCAACGCACCCCTGCAGCCAAACTCGCCTTCACAACCAGCTGACTCCCCTCCTCAGTCAAACGCACCCTCCAACACTCCCCCCCTCTCTAACCCCTCGCCTGAGCTCCAGTCCGGCACTTTACCTGGAGAagtgtctcctcttcttcctcctgcccctcctcctcctcctctgtcctcctcctcctcacctgctgaAG GTCCGATTGTCCCTCAGTTCTACAGCATGAACCGACCTCAGCCACGACACCAGACTGCACAGGTGGGCGGGTCGCTGCCATACCGCCGCCCCCCCTCTGTGACGGGCGAGCCAATCATAACAGAGAACCATGTCAACGGTGGTCCCTGTTACAACCAAAGCCCAG cctccCCCCCGCCTCCATCACTCCTCCAGTTCACCCCTCAGCTGCCTCTCATGGGGTTTGTTGCTCGAGTTCAGGAGTCCA TTTCAGACGCCCCTCCCACTCCGGCTGCTGAGAGCCAATCGTGGCCTGAGGAGCCCCTGCTGACTCCTCAGCCAATGGAAGATGGACATGAAGAGGACTCAGCAGTGGTGGAGTACAGCGACCCGTACACTGAAGAAGACCCTCCGTGGGCCCCAAGAAACTACATGGAGAAAG TGGTGGCCATCTATGACTACACAGCCGACAAGGAGGACGAGCTATCGTTCCAGGAAGGAGGGATCATCTACGTGATCAAGAAGAACGAGGACGGGTGGTTCGAAGGGGTGATGAACTCGACCACCGGCCTCTTCCCCGGAAACTACGTGGAGTCCATCATGCACTACGCggactga